The following proteins are encoded in a genomic region of Oncorhynchus keta strain PuntledgeMale-10-30-2019 chromosome 35, Oket_V2, whole genome shotgun sequence:
- the LOC127916071 gene encoding uncharacterized protein C17orf114-like translates to MGVKVLQCFPWYRRCKERCKAKQCPSPAVPSEEMKPRLSSTVSCGSEGESSSSPSGSQIYFSTKARLSFRHQMDSNFNAVDATC, encoded by the exons ATGGGTGTGAAGGTGCTCCAGTGCTTCCCCTGGTACAGACGCTGTAAAGAGCGATGCAAGGCTAAACAGTGCCCCTCACCTGCAG TCCCCAGTGAGGAGATGAAGCCCCGCCTGTCGTCCACAGTGTCGTGTGGTAGCGAGGGCGAGAGCAGCAGCAGTCCGAGTGGCTCCCAGATCTACTTCTCCACCAAGGCTCGCCTCTCGTTCAGACACCAGATGGACAGCAACTTCAACGCAGTGGATGCCACCTGCTGA
- the LOC118368859 gene encoding tetratricopeptide repeat protein 5-like: protein MAEVEKDGDPANDKDDLHILKELVDELYHFRDHYFETHCVEDAKRKSSDVAQEMEKTLKKLEEKEESYKHSAEFLLLRGRSLGVSPEYSTTAGECLSRAVKLEPGLVEGWNTLGEQYWKKGDLTTAKTCFTGALQQSRNKVSLRSLSMVLRQLPGGGGDEQGKRVLESVAMARQAVQLDVTDGTSWYILGNAYISLFFTCRQNPQMSQQALSAYAQAEKVDRTATSNPDLHFNRATLFQYEEMFGSALGGYSRAAALDPAWEEPPEREKQLLEYLEKLTTLTENKGKVKARRLRTMLSNLSPLALGPCSSPQFRSPSGCVGSLEPRTLSSLTHGHNAGVAALGKVVFSLASEGRMAFTFGIVDSEETCCVVMVYNTADNWGVLIGDSVVIPEPQVKRHSVAHNDQTFDFRSIRVDSPLLLIVNGKRQNVQAQTAASVSYKPQSE from the exons ATGGCGGAAGTGGAGAAGGATGGTGATCCTGCGAATGACAAAGATGATTTACACATTTTAAAA GAACTAGTGGATGAGTTGTATCATTTTCGGGATCATTACTTTGAGACTCACTGTGTGGAGGATGCAAAGAGGAAATCGAGTGATGTGGCACAGGAGATGGAGAAGACACTAAAGAAGCTGGAGGAGAAAGAag AGTCGTATAAGCACAGTGCTGAGTTCCTGCTGCTGCGGGGTCGCTCCCTGGGGGTGTCTCCGGAGTATAGCACCACCGCTGGGGAGTGCCTGTCCCGGGCCGTGAAGTTGGAGCCTGGACTAGTGGAGGGCTGGAACACACTGGGGGAGCAGTACTGGAAGAAAGGAGACCTGACCACCGCTAAGACCTGCTTCACTGGAGCCCTGCAGCAG AGTAGGAACAAAGTATCTCTGCGTagtctgtccatggtgctgaggcAGCTGCCAGGAGGGGGCGGTGATGAGCAGGGGAAGAGGGTGCTGGAGAGCGTGGCCATGGCCAGGCAGGCTGTACAGCTGGACGTCACCGACGGCACCTCCTGGT ACATCCTGGGGAACGCCTACATCTCCCTGTTCTTCACCTGCAGACAGAATCCACAAATGTCTCAGCAGGCTCTGAGTGCCTATGCACAggct gagAAAGTGGACCGAACAGCAACCTCCAACCCCGATCTGCACTTCAATAGAGCCACG CTGTTTCAGTATGAGGAGATGTTTGGGTCTGCCCTGGGCGGGTACAGTCGCGCTGCGGCCCTGGACCCTGCGTGGGAGGAGCCtccagagagggagaagcagctGCTGGAATACCTGGAGAAACTCACAACACTCACAGAGAACAAG GGGAAGGTGAAGGCCCGGCGCCTGCGAACGATGCTCTCCAACCTCAGCCCGTTGGCCCTGGGGCCATGCTCCTCCCCTCAGTTCCGCTCCCCCTCAGGCTGCGTTGGGAGCCTGGAGCCCCGGACCCTGTCTTCCCTGACACACGGCCACAACGCTGGGGTGGCTGCCCTGGGAAAGGTTGTGTTCAGCCTGGCCTCAGAGGGACGCATGGCCTT tacGTTCGGCATCGTGGACAGTGAGGAAACATGCTGCGTGGTCATGGTCTATAACACAGCAGACAACTGGGGAGTTCTGATTGGAGACTCTGTGGTCATCCCGGAGCCACAGGTCAAACGCCACAGTGTAGCACACAACGACCAG ACGTTTGACTTCCGCAGTATACGAGTGgactcccctctgctcctcatCGTCAACGGCAAGAGACAGAACGTCCAGGCTCAGACTGCAGCCTCAGTCAGCTACAAACCTCAGAGCGAATGA
- the mettl3 gene encoding N6-adenosine-methyltransferase subunit METTL3 — protein MSDTWSNIQAHKKQLDSLRERLQRRRKDPTQLAAEVGGSSTEGAAARSESPGPALQSPPQEEAERPPDPELEKRLLGYLSDLSLSLPTDSLTITDELSTSEVPVTHGCIQSLLLKFSAQELIEVRQPSVATSPSSSSSTLVISVDHTKLWAMIGGGALGQRKRKAEDQAHHKRPPGSSPALQSPPSPPPTSSISLAPASSSQLTGPSDWKAGGGRGGADKQGRTSKGQTSHLDMEIESLLNQQSTKEQQSKKMSREILELLNTSTAKEQSIVEKFRSRGRAQVQEFCDHGTKEECTRSGFTPQPCTKLHFRRIINKHTDESLGDCSFLNTCFHMDTCKYVHYEIDAPPEAEGGLMGTQAGGMEVGLHQGEEDSNVGKLFPSQWICCDIRVLDVSILGKFSVVMADPPWDIHMELPYGTLTDDEMRKLHIPVLQDDGFLFLWVTGRAMELGRECLSLWGYERVDEIIWVKTNQLQRIIRTGRTGHWLNHGKEHCLVGVKGQPQGFNRGLDCDVIVAEVRSTSHKPDEIYGMIERLSPGTRKIELFGRPHNVQPNWVTLGNQLDGIHLLDPDVVARFKKRYPDGVISKPKNM, from the exons ATGTCGGATACATGGAGCAACATCCAGGCACACAAGAAGCAGCTGGACTCGCTGCGAGAGAGACTGCAGAGGCGACGGAAAGACCCCACGCAACTCGCTGCAG AGGTGGGAGGCAGCAGTACTGAAGGGGCTGCAGCGCGGAGTGAGAGTCCAGGACCAGCCCTCCAGAGTCCCCCACAGGAGGAGGCTGAACGTCCCCCGGACCCTGAACTAGAGAAGAGACTCCTGGGTTATCTGTCGGACCTGAGCCTCTCACTGCCCACTGACTCCTTGACCATTACTGATGAGCTCAGTACT TCTGAAGTGCCTGTCACCCATGGCTGCATCCAGAGTCTGCTGCTCAAGTTCTCTGCCCAGGAGCTCATCGAAGTCCGGCAGCCATCCGTggccacctccccctcctcttcttcctcaacACTCGTCATTTCCGTGGACCACACAAAACTCTGGGCCATGATTGGGGGCGGGGCCTTAGGCCAGAGGAAGAGGAAAGCAGAGGACCAAGCCCACCATAAACGTCCGCCAGGTTCCTCCCCTGCTCTCCAGAGCCCGCCTTCCCCTCCGCCcacttcctccatctccctgGCACCTGCTTCCTCCTCCCAGCTGACCGGGCCCTCTGATTGGAAGGCTGGAGGAGGAAGGGGCGGGGCAGATAAACAGGGCAGGACCAGTAAGGGGCAGACGTCTCACCTGGACATGGAGATAGAGAGCCTCCTGAACCAGCAGTCCACCAAGGAGCAGCAGAGCAAGAAG atGAGCAGAGAAATCCTGGAGCTTCTGAACACCAGCACAGCTAAAGAGCAGTCCATCGTTGAGAAGTTCCGCTCACGCGGTCGTGCTCAGGTCCAGGAGTTCTGTGACCATGGGACCAAAGAGGAGTGTACGCGGTCTGGGTTCACACCCCAGCCCTGCACCAAGCTGCACTTCCG ACGCATCATCAACAAGCACACAGACGAGAGTCTTGGAGACTGCTCCTTCCTCAACACCTGTTTCCACATGGACACCTGTAAATACGTGCACTATGAGATCGACGCCCCTCCAGAGGCAGAGGGGGGCCTGATGGGGACCCAGGCTGGGGGCATGGAGGTGGGACTACACCAGGGGGAGGAAGACAGCAACGTGGGGAAACTGTTCCCCTCTCAg TGGATCTGTTGTGACATCCGGGTCCTGGACGTGTCGATTCTGGGGAAGTTCTCTGTGGTGATGGCCGACCCTCCCTGGGACATCCACATGGAGCTGCCCTACGGGACTCTGACGGACGACGAGATGAGGAAGCTCCACATCCCCGTCCTCCAGGACGACGGCTTCCTCTTCCTCTGGGTGACTGGCAG GGCTATGGAGTTGGGTAGAGAATGTCTGAGTCTTTGGGG CTATGAGCGTGTTGATGAGATCATTTGGGTGAAGACCAACCAGTTACAGAGAATCATCCGTACCGGGAGGACTGGTCACTGGCTCAATCATGGGAAGGAGCACTGCTTG GTGGGCGTGAAGGGACAGCCCCAGGGATTCAACAGAGGGCTGGACTGTGATGTCATCGTggcagag gtgcgtTCCACCAGCCACAAGCCAGATGAGATTTATGGAATGATTGAGAGACTCTCACCTGGTACCAGGaagattgagctctttggcaGACCTCACAATGTCCAACCCAACTG ggTAACTCTTGGTAATCAGTTAGATGGCATTCACCTCTTGGACCCTGATGTCGTGGCTCGCTTCAAGAAACGTTACCCAGACGGAGTCATCTCCAAACCCAAGAACATGTAG